A segment of the Collimonas fungivorans genome:
TTTCGTACTCGGCAATATCCAGAATCATTTCGACGGCATGGGCGGGCCGGACCGGGTCAAAATCAACCTGGTCATACATGGCGCAGCGCTCAAGGCGTTTCACTCAGCGCAGGCAGGCCCGGAATTGAGCGCGCACGTGGCCGAGCTGGCAAAAATGGGACTTGGGCTGAGTGCCTGCATCAATACGATGAAGGCACAGAACGTAACGCTGAAAGATTTGCTGCCGGGTTTTGCCGTTGCCGATAAAGGCGCGGTTGTACTGCTCGCCGACCTGCAGTCGCAGGGGTACGCTTATTTGAGGCCATGACGGGACTGAAAGCAACTGGCCGCGTCGCGCTGGATCGGGAGTAATAAATCGACTCTGACCCTAATTAATTCCGGGCCTTCTCGGGGGAGGTCGGGATGCGGCGTGGGTTGTCAATATGGCGTGTGCCTGCTGACCTCGGTTCTCGTCGGTATAATAAATTTCTTATATGAAACATATCGATAGACCGATAATTGTGCGGTTTGTCATGGAGGAAAGCGGCTTCGTGCGAGGGTAAAAGCCCGGTTTTCAGGGCATGCGGGCAGCGGGTATAAGGATTTGATTCTCCTTGATAACATCTTCGGTTACCCCTTATACTTCGAAGGTTTTAGCTTGTGCGTACAGGCGACTTGCTCGGTGTCGATACTGCATCATGATTAAGCGAGAATGGGACTTGAGGCGTAACTGCGCAATCGCGCCGCGCCAACTTGGTTTTTTCTATGCAATCCTGTGTGCCACGTCGTTTGCCGTGGCAATCGGCTTTACCTTGCACGGCGCCTGGTTTGTCCTGGTGTTTGCGGTCCTGGAGATGTCGGCGGTTGCTGTCGCGTTCCTGGTCTATGCATGGCACGCCACGGACCGCGAGCACATAGCTATGCTGGATGATTACCTGCTTGTGGAATTGATACAGGCACAGGAAGTTCGACGATTCAAGCTGGATTTACATGCGATCCGGATTGCGGTGCAAGAGACAAACAAGGGCCTGATAGACATAGAGGCGCTTGGCACCAGGGTCGAAGTAGGGCGGTTTTTGACGAAATGGAAGCGGCGCGAGTTTGTTCTGGAGCTGCGGCAGGAGCTACAGCGGGCAAGTGTCTAGCGCCTAGTGTTAAATATCATAATTATAATTTTGGGCTTTTGAGGAAATCATGGAATATGCGAAGCGCCTTATATCGTTGATGCTCGGTGCCTCGCTCTTGTCGGCAGCTATGCCGTCATGGGCGGTGGTCGATAGTCCGGGTGGTCCAGCGGTGTTGCAGATGAACTTTCAACCACCGGTAACGCAAATTGCCCAGCAAATCTATGACCTGCATCACTTGATGCTGATCATTTGCCTGGTGATCTTCCTGGCAGTCTTCGGGGTGATGTTCTACTCCATCCTCAAGCATCGCAAATCGCTCGGCCACAAATCGGCCAGCTTCCACGAAAGCACCGGCGTCGAAATCGCCTGGACCGTGGTGCCTTTCCTGATCGTCATCGGCATGGCCCTGCCTGCCACCAAGACCGTGGTGGCGATGAAGGATACCTCCAACGCCGACATCACGATCAAGGTCACCGGCATGCAATGGAAATGGGGTTATGACTACCTCAACGGCGAAGGTTCCGGCATTTCCTTCCTGTCCAACCTGTCGACGCCGCACGAGCAAGTGGTGGATTCGACCAAGGTCAAGAACGACAACTACCTGATCGAAGTCGACAATCCGATGGTGGTCCCGGTCAACAAGAAGGTCCGCATCATCACCACCGCCAACGACGTCATCCACTCCTGGGGCATCCCGGCATTCGGCGTCAAGCAGGATGCGATTCCAGGTTTCGTGCGCGACACCTGGTTCAAGGCTGAAACGGTTGGCACCTACCGCGGGCAGTGCGTTGAACTGTGCGGCAAGGACCACGCCTTCATGCCTATCGTGGTCAACGTCCTGAGCGAAGCAGATTACAAGGCCTGGGTCGACGGCAAGAAAAAGGAAATGGCTGCCCAGGCAGACGATCCGACCAAGACCTGGACTATCGACGAGCTGAAGCAGCGCGGCGAAAAAGTCTACACGGCCAATTGCGCGGTCTGCCACCAGGCTACCGGCAAGGGCGTGCCTGGCGCGTTCCCGGCGCTGGATGGCGACCCGGTGGTCAACGGTCCGCGTGCTGAACAGATCAACGTCGTGCTGAACGGCAAAGTCACCGGCACCATGCAGATGCCAGCCTGGAAAGCCGTGTTGTCGGATACCGAAATTGCTGCGGTGATTACCTACACCCGCAACAACTGGTCCAACAAGGCCCAGGAAAATATTGTCCAACCAGCTGAAGTGCTGGCTGCGCGTAAGTAAATTAGGAGATTGAGATGAGCACTACCGCAGTCGATCACGCACACGATCATTCTCACGACGACCACGCGCACCACGACCATCCGCACGGCTGGCGGCGCTGGCTGTTCGCCACCAACCACAAGGACATCGGCACCCTGTACCTGTGGTTCTCGTTCACCATGCTGCTGTCCGGCGGCGTACTGGCGCTGCTTATCCGCGCCGAACTGTTCCAGCCCGGCCTGCAGTTCTTCAAGCCTGAATTCTTCAACCAGCTGACCACCATGCACGGCCTGGTCATGGTGTTCGGCGCGATCATGCCGGCCTTCGTCGGTTTCGCCAACTGGATGATCCCGCTGCAGATCGGCGCATCCGACATGGCTTTTGCGCGGATGAACAATTTCTCGTTCTGGCTGATGCCTCCTGCAGCCTTGCTGCTGGCGACTTCGTTCCTGGTGCCGGGCGGCGCAACCGCTGCCGGCTGGACCCTGTACGCACCGCTGTCGACCCAGATGGGCCCTGGCATGGACATGGCGATTTTCGCCATCCACATCATGGGCGCGTCGTCGATCATGGGTTCGATCAACATCATCACCACCATCCTCAACATGCGCGCGCCTGGCATGACGCTGATGAAGATGCCGATGTTCTGCTGGACCTGGCTGATCACCGCCTACCTGCTGATCGCCGTGATGCCAGTGCTGGCCGGCGCCATCACCATGACCCTGACCGACCGTCATTTCGGCACCTCCTTCTTTAACGCTGCCGGCGGCGGCGATCCGGTCATGTACCAGCACATCTTCTGGTTCTTCGGCCACCCCGAGGTCTACATCATGATCTTGCCGGCGTTCGGCATCGTCTCGCAGATCATCCCGGCTTTCGCTCGCAAGCAGTTGTTCGGTTATGCCTCGATGGTGTATGCAACGGCGTCGATCGCGATCCTGTCGTTCATCGTCTGGGCCCACCACATGTTCACCACCGGCATGCCGGTGACTGCGCAGCTGTTCTTCATGTACGCCACCATGCTGATCGCGGTGCCTACCGGCGTCAAGATCTTCAACTGGATCGCTACCATGTGGCGCGGTTCGATGACGTTCGAAACACCGATGCTGTTCGCGCTCGGTTTCATCTTCGTGTTCACCATGGGCGGTTTCACCGGCCTGATCCTGGCGGTGACGCCGATCGATATCCAGATGCAGGATACCTACTATGTGGTGGCGCATTTCCACTACGTGCTGGTGGCAGGTTCCCTGTTCGGGCTGTTCGCCGGTTACTACTACTGGAGTCCGAAGTGGACCGGTTTCATGTACAGCGAAAGACGCGGTCAGATCCATTTCTGGAATTCCCTGTTCTGGTTCAACGTCACGTTCTTCCCGATGCACTTCCTCGGCTTGGCCGGCATGCCGCGCCGCTACGCTGATTATCCGGCGCAGTTCACCGATTTCAACATGCTGGCTTCGATCGGCGCCCTGGGTTTCGGCCTGAGCCAGGTCTACTTCCTGTTCTTCGTGATCATTCCATCGATCAAGGGCGGCAAGAAAGCAGCCGACAAGCCATGGGATGGCGCCGAAGGACTGGAATGGACCGTGCCTAGCCCAGCGCCTTTCCATACTTTCGAAACGCCACCGACTTTTAAATAACGGCAGCGGCGGGTCGCAGCAAGCCCGCCGGCGCTGTATGACTGAGCAAAATGAGCAATCAAAAAAAGCCGAATAACCTGCGTACCGGATTACTGGTAGGCCTGCTTGCCTTGAGTTTCTTCATCGCGATCTTCGTCAAGATGCTGTGGTTCAAGTAAATGGCCGATCCTGCAGATAGCCATGCAAACCAGGGCGAGACCGAATCACGGAAGCTGAACAAGCAAATGCTCGGCAAGCTGCTGGTGATTGCGGTATTGATGTTCGGTTTCGGTTATGGCCTGGTGCCGGTATATAAAAAGATCTGCGAGGTCACCGGCGTCAATTTCCTGACGCCGAAAGACGCCACGGTGGAAGCGCCGGCCAATACCCAGGTCGACAAGAGCCGCACGATTACCGTTGAATTCGACGGCAATTCGCAAGGCCCCTGGCGTTTCAGGCCGACGGTCAGCAGCTTGCAGGTGCATCCCGGCGAAATGACGCAGGTGGTGTATGAAGTGGTGAACAAGCAGTCGCGCAAGATGGATGCCCAGGCGATTCCGAGTTATGCGCCGCAGCAGGCGGCGGCTTTCTTCAAGAAGGTCGAATGTTTCTGTTTTACCCAGCAGACCCTGGGCCCGAACCAGGCCAAGGAAATGCCGGTGGTGTTTTACATAGATCCTGCTATACCTAAAGATGTAAAGCTGATCACGTTGTCCTACACGTTTTTTGAAATTGCAGGGCAGCCGGACAAGGCAGGCTGATTTGGGCTGATTTGGGCCGGTTCAGCAGCAGGGTTAGCCGGATAACGAGAGGTATCAAATGTCGGACCTGGAGCAAGCAAGCCGTCGTAAAGCCTCATTTGGCGCCACCATGAAAGCGGTATTCTGGTCGTTCTTCGGCGTGCGCAAGAGAAAAGATTATGAAAACGATGCCGCCAGCCTGAATCCGGTGCATGTAGTGATAGCCGGCATACTCGGCGCCCTGATTTTCATTGCGATCCTGATCACCATCGTGAAGCTGGTTGTCGCTAAATAAACGCAGTGCCGTAATACCGCGGTGCAGTAATAATTGTACTGACTGACAGAAACTAATTAAATTTGTATCGGGAGATGGAAATGAGTTCTCAACAAGGTAGTGCGCCATACTATTTCGTCCCTGGACCATCCAGGTGGCCGGTGCTGGGCGGCGTCGCGCTGCTGGCGACGATGGCAGGCGCCGCGGCATGGGTCAACAGCGTCGTGTGGGGTCCTGAACTGTGCGCTATCGGCATCTTGTCGTTCCTGGTGGTGCTCTACAAGTGGTTCGGCGATTCCATCCGCGAATCCGAAGGCGGCATGTACAGCGCACGCATCGATACCTCGTACCGCTGGAGCATGAGCTGGTTCATCTTCTCCGAAGTGATGTTTTTCGCGGCGTTTTTCGGCGCCCTGTTCTACGCACGCAGCATTGCCATGCCGTGGCTGGGCGATCTGGACAACAAGCTGCTGTGGCCAGACTTTGCCGCGCACTGGGGCAATGCAGGCCCGGCCGGCACCATCGAATCCTTCAGCACCATGGGACCATTCCCGATCCCGACCATCAACACCGCCTTGCTGCTCGCTTCCGGCGTCACCCTGACCATTTCCCACCACGCGCTGCGCGCCGGCCACCGCGGCAAGACCGCATTCTGGCTGTTTGTCACGATCGCGCTGGGCGCAACCTTCATGGGCTTCCAGGCTGCCGAGTACATCGAAGCGTACAGCGACTTCAACCTGAAGCTGACTTCCGGCGTCTACGGTTCAACCTTCTTCCTGCTGACCGGCTTCCACGGTTTCCACGTCACCATCGGCGCCATCATGCTGTCGGTCGTGCTGTTCCGTGTGCTCAAAGGGCATTTCACCCCGGAACACCATTTTGCATTCGAAGGCGCGGCCTGGTACTGGCACTTTGTGGACGTCGTCTGGCTCGGCCTGTACGTCGTGGTGTACTGGCTGTAACGGTAAAATCGGATCAGGCGCCTGAAACAGGCGCATAAAAGAAAGGCCACACTTCGGTGCGGCCTTTTTTACTGTGGATTCTTGCAGCGGTGTGTTTAGTGCAGCCCGGTCGGCTGGATATAACCGAGCTTGTACAGGACCAGCAGCAGGATGAACAGGGCGACCGAAAAACCGACGCGCATGGTCAGGGCCTGCACCGTGCGGTTGCTTTTACCTTTGTCGCGCATCAGGAACACTAGCGCCGAGGCAAGGCTGCCGATAATCAGGATGAAGGCGATGGCGACGACGATTTTCATAGGTAGGCCGGGGAAACACGAGGAAACATTGATTAAGGCGCTATTGTAATGCCAATCGGATTCCGGTTTAGATTCAGATTTCGGCTGATTCCCTTCGTGGTGACCGTATTGCTGGTGGTGCTAGGCATCGCGTTGGCACAATGGCAAACCCGGCGTGGCGACCAGAAGCAGGCGATTGAAAGCAGGTTGCTGCAGCGTGAAGCCGACGCCACCGTCGAGCTTGGCGCTGCCGTGCAGGACGTCGACCAGCTCGAGTTCCGGCGCATGGCGCTGCGCGGTGAATTTATTGCCGGCTGGCCGGTCTATCTCGACAACCGTCCCTTGAACGGCGTGGCGGGTTTTTATGTGCTGATGCCGTTCAAGCTGGCGGCGTCGGACACGGGGGCGGCTAACTACATCTTGGTGGCGCGCGGCTGGCTGCCGCGCGATCCGGCCGATCGCAGCAAGCTGCCGTCCTATCCGACGCCAGCCGGCACGATCGAGATAGAAGGGCTGGTCAGGCGCGATTTCGGCCATGTCCTGCAGCTGGGCAATGCCGGTCCCTTGCGGCCTCAGGCGATTGTGCAGAACCTGGCGATCAGCGAATTTGCCGCAGCCAGCAAATTCAAGCTGCAGCCGTTCGTGATCGAGCAGACCAGCAACACCGAAGACCATTTGCTGCGCGACTGGCCCCGGCCCTCGCTCGGTATCGAAAAGCACCGCGGCTACGCGTTCCAGTGGTATGCGCTGGCCGTGATGGCCTTGATTTTTTTTGTTGTGACAGGATTTAGACGTGGACCAGAAAACACTGACAAACCAGCCCAGCCCGGCTGAGGACAAACTGCGCTGGCGCGGCCGCTGGAAACTGTTCGTGGTGATTGCGATATGCGCAGCGCCCATGATTGCTTCCTATCTCACCTACTACGTGATCAAGCCGCAAAGCCGCAATAACTACGGCGAGCTGCTCGATCCGCGCGACTATCCCGTGCCTGAGCTGGGCAGCACCGCGCTCGACGGCAAGCCGCTCACGCTCGACGCCTACCAAGGCAAATGGCTAATGCTGCAGGCCGATGGCGGCGATTGCCAGAAGGCTTGCCAGGACAAGCTGTTCGAAATGCGCCAGCTGCGCCTGATGCAGGGCAAGGAAATGGAAAGGATCGAACGAGTCTGGCTGATCACCGACGACCAGCCTTTGCCGACCATGGTGATGCGCGAATACGACGGCACCAGGCTGTTGCGAGTCAAACCGGACCTGCTGAAAGCCTGGCTGCCGACCGAAGCCGGCACCAGCGCCGCCGACCATATCTACCTGATCGATCCGCGCGGCCACCTGATGATGCGTTTTCCCAAGGACGCAGATCCGAGCAAGGTGAAAAAAGATCTGTCCAAGCTGCTGCGGGCGTCGGCGATAGGATGAGTGTGCGATGACAACGCCAATGTTAATCCAGCTCGGCAGCATGGGACTGCTGGTGGCCTTGCTGGCGTTCTGCGTGGTCTGGGTTTCCAGCGATACCAATAAATACCGCAAGCTGGTGTGGGTGACGCTGTTCCTGACCTTTGACCTGATCATGTTCGGCGCCTTCACTCGGCTCACCGATTCCGGCCTCGGCTGTCCCGACTGGCCCGGCTGCTACGGCCACTCCAATCCGCTGCAGGCGCACGAACATATCAGCGCCGCCCAGGAAGCCATGCCGACCGGTCCGGTGACGGTGATGAAAGCCTGGATCGAAATGACCCACCGCTATTTCGCGATGGGGGTCGGCGTGCTGATCATCGCCTTGATGGCGATCGCCTGGATGCGCTGGTTCA
Coding sequences within it:
- a CDS encoding DsrE family protein, with the translated sequence MQRRNILWTMFSSIGAAAVLAGTASRTSAANAAGVDKAKVAYHLSELDKAGFVLGNIQNHFDGMGGPDRVKINLVIHGAALKAFHSAQAGPELSAHVAELAKMGLGLSACINTMKAQNVTLKDLLPGFAVADKGAVVLLADLQSQGYAYLRP
- a CDS encoding DUF2244 domain-containing protein, which translates into the protein MIKREWDLRRNCAIAPRQLGFFYAILCATSFAVAIGFTLHGAWFVLVFAVLEMSAVAVAFLVYAWHATDREHIAMLDDYLLVELIQAQEVRRFKLDLHAIRIAVQETNKGLIDIEALGTRVEVGRFLTKWKRREFVLELRQELQRASV
- the coxB gene encoding cytochrome c oxidase subunit II encodes the protein MEYAKRLISLMLGASLLSAAMPSWAVVDSPGGPAVLQMNFQPPVTQIAQQIYDLHHLMLIICLVIFLAVFGVMFYSILKHRKSLGHKSASFHESTGVEIAWTVVPFLIVIGMALPATKTVVAMKDTSNADITIKVTGMQWKWGYDYLNGEGSGISFLSNLSTPHEQVVDSTKVKNDNYLIEVDNPMVVPVNKKVRIITTANDVIHSWGIPAFGVKQDAIPGFVRDTWFKAETVGTYRGQCVELCGKDHAFMPIVVNVLSEADYKAWVDGKKKEMAAQADDPTKTWTIDELKQRGEKVYTANCAVCHQATGKGVPGAFPALDGDPVVNGPRAEQINVVLNGKVTGTMQMPAWKAVLSDTEIAAVITYTRNNWSNKAQENIVQPAEVLAARK
- the ctaD gene encoding cytochrome c oxidase subunit I; this translates as MSTTAVDHAHDHSHDDHAHHDHPHGWRRWLFATNHKDIGTLYLWFSFTMLLSGGVLALLIRAELFQPGLQFFKPEFFNQLTTMHGLVMVFGAIMPAFVGFANWMIPLQIGASDMAFARMNNFSFWLMPPAALLLATSFLVPGGATAAGWTLYAPLSTQMGPGMDMAIFAIHIMGASSIMGSINIITTILNMRAPGMTLMKMPMFCWTWLITAYLLIAVMPVLAGAITMTLTDRHFGTSFFNAAGGGDPVMYQHIFWFFGHPEVYIMILPAFGIVSQIIPAFARKQLFGYASMVYATASIAILSFIVWAHHMFTTGMPVTAQLFFMYATMLIAVPTGVKIFNWIATMWRGSMTFETPMLFALGFIFVFTMGGFTGLILAVTPIDIQMQDTYYVVAHFHYVLVAGSLFGLFAGYYYWSPKWTGFMYSERRGQIHFWNSLFWFNVTFFPMHFLGLAGMPRRYADYPAQFTDFNMLASIGALGFGLSQVYFLFFVIIPSIKGGKKAADKPWDGAEGLEWTVPSPAPFHTFETPPTFK
- a CDS encoding cytochrome c oxidase assembly protein, which translates into the protein MADPADSHANQGETESRKLNKQMLGKLLVIAVLMFGFGYGLVPVYKKICEVTGVNFLTPKDATVEAPANTQVDKSRTITVEFDGNSQGPWRFRPTVSSLQVHPGEMTQVVYEVVNKQSRKMDAQAIPSYAPQQAAAFFKKVECFCFTQQTLGPNQAKEMPVVFYIDPAIPKDVKLITLSYTFFEIAGQPDKAG
- a CDS encoding DUF2970 domain-containing protein produces the protein MSDLEQASRRKASFGATMKAVFWSFFGVRKRKDYENDAASLNPVHVVIAGILGALIFIAILITIVKLVVAK
- a CDS encoding cytochrome c oxidase subunit 3, with the protein product MSSQQGSAPYYFVPGPSRWPVLGGVALLATMAGAAAWVNSVVWGPELCAIGILSFLVVLYKWFGDSIRESEGGMYSARIDTSYRWSMSWFIFSEVMFFAAFFGALFYARSIAMPWLGDLDNKLLWPDFAAHWGNAGPAGTIESFSTMGPFPIPTINTALLLASGVTLTISHHALRAGHRGKTAFWLFVTIALGATFMGFQAAEYIEAYSDFNLKLTSGVYGSTFFLLTGFHGFHVTIGAIMLSVVLFRVLKGHFTPEHHFAFEGAAWYWHFVDVVWLGLYVVVYWL
- a CDS encoding twin transmembrane helix small protein gives rise to the protein MKIVVAIAFILIIGSLASALVFLMRDKGKSNRTVQALTMRVGFSVALFILLLVLYKLGYIQPTGLH
- a CDS encoding SURF1 family protein; protein product: MVTVLLVVLGIALAQWQTRRGDQKQAIESRLLQREADATVELGAAVQDVDQLEFRRMALRGEFIAGWPVYLDNRPLNGVAGFYVLMPFKLAASDTGAANYILVARGWLPRDPADRSKLPSYPTPAGTIEIEGLVRRDFGHVLQLGNAGPLRPQAIVQNLAISEFAAASKFKLQPFVIEQTSNTEDHLLRDWPRPSLGIEKHRGYAFQWYALAVMALIFFVVTGFRRGPENTDKPAQPG
- a CDS encoding SCO family protein — protein: MDQKTLTNQPSPAEDKLRWRGRWKLFVVIAICAAPMIASYLTYYVIKPQSRNNYGELLDPRDYPVPELGSTALDGKPLTLDAYQGKWLMLQADGGDCQKACQDKLFEMRQLRLMQGKEMERIERVWLITDDQPLPTMVMREYDGTRLLRVKPDLLKAWLPTEAGTSAADHIYLIDPRGHLMMRFPKDADPSKVKKDLSKLLRASAIG